The segment CTCACAGATCGATAGAATTCCTCCCTTAGGTTGAGGAGCCGGTAACTCTCCCTTTCTTCCAACGGTTTACCGGCCCTTATCTCTTCCACCACCTGTGACAAGGAGACCCCCAACCCTCTTGTGGGGTTAGCCTGAATAAATGCCCACATGGGATTTCGCATGCAGGAAGTGTGCAATTTCCCAACCGGGACATTTTTCACCAGCGTTTTATCTGCCAGGGAAAGCCCCAAAAACTTATAGATGGTGCCAAACATACCCGACCCGATGTACAGGGGAAGGATGGCGGGTTCAGGTGATTTCTGCAGGTATTGATGCCAGACCTCCACGTAGGCCCCCATGAACATATTCTGCTCATACCATTGCCCTCCCAGTCTCCGCGGATTCTTTATGGTCAGTCTGCTGAAGGCATAGGGTGCATAAGCCTTGATCTCCTCCCTATGCTGCAGGACCAGCTCAATGTTGTTACTCAGTAATGACAGTTCGCCCATTGATTTGCTTTAACGATTAAACATAGTTGACCAGGAACCCAGACTGACAGGCTGTAAAAGCCTGCCGGGATGAGCCATGGCACTTTTAAAAGGAAAGCTTTGGGCGATGTACCGCTTACAGCTTTTTTTCGGCAGAAGCCGCGCATTGTTTTGGCACCGATGGAGCTTAAACCCGGTTGCCGTACCTAAAGGCACTCTTAATGCTTCGAAAGAATCGTTCCCTGTGTACTTGAATACAGAGAACTTAAATAATAATACAAATATAGTGATTTAATATATATAATCAAAGTAATTTTTATAATTAATAGAGTCAAATAGTATTACCCGATGAATTTATTACTTTTTATATAGCCGGATAACACAGGTCCCCTATCCTTCAAAGAACTGACAAAGTGGTGGATCTCAGCCTCAGTGCCCAGTCTTCTGGCCTTGTTCTGTTCCAACAGGACAAGGTTACCTGCAAACTGCTCCCCCCATGCGCTACCGGCTGATGATGGATAAAGACAGCCCAACTTCTTTTTCTGCTTTGCAGCGTACCGTACCGATTCCATGGTGCCCCCAGCCAGGTCTGTCTCCAGGACGATCACGCCTCTGCTTAGGGCGGTCTGCAGGCGTCCCCTGGCAATATAGGTGCCTCTTCTGGCCTTCTCCCCGTAAGCATACTCACTCAGCAGCAATCCCCCCTCTTCCAGGATCCTTCGGGAAAGGTTTTTATTTTCCTCAGGCAGGATATCATGCAGGCCACCGGCCATCACGGCAATGGTTGGAGCATGGCTTTCAACTGCTGCCCTGTGGGCAATAGAATCACAGCCTGCCGCAAGACCGCTGACAATGGTGAAGCCTTCCCTGGAGACCAACTGCGCCAGTTTCGGCCCTTCTTCCTGGGTGAAAGCAGAGGGTTCCTTTTTCCCCAGGATAGCGATGGCCTGGTTGTTCAACACCTCCAGGTTTCCTTTGACATGAACCAGCAAAGGCATGTCTTCCATCAAAAGGAACGCCTTTGGGTAATCTGCATCAAAGCGGGAGATGATCCTGATCCCGTTCTTCCCGGACAAGGCCAGGATACGTTCACTTACTTTACGCGCCACTGATATGGCTTCCAGGGAGGGCACCATACAGGTTCCGTACCGGTTATAGGCCGCCGCAAACAGGCTAACCACTCCCCTGTTTGCACTCGGGAAGCCTCTCCGGTACTCGGTTAAGAACCTGATGACTGTCTCAATGGAACGGGACGTGATACAGGGAATATTCTCCAGAATTAATAAATCAGAGGGTTCTATCATACGTGTTATATAGTGTTTGAAAAGGCACTCAACGGATCAACCCTACTGCATTGCGCTCCGGCGCTTGCCGGACAAAGGGGTACAGGCCATTTTACAGAAAACCACCGGGCCTGGCCACCAGTTTACCCGCAAGCTTGCCAGGCCAGTTATAACCCGGAATAATTCCAGATCTTGCGTTCACAGACATTGCTTGGTGACAGCAGCTGTCGGCCTACTACAGGCAAAGGCCTCTTCAATCCCTTGGACAAAAACCGATATGGCGGATTACACAGATCAAATTTTAAAGGAAGCCCATCGCAGAAGCCTCGGAAACCTGAAGCAGGTAAAGGAGAGCAGTCACTGCGGTTGCTTCTGCTGCACTAAGATTTTTCCCGTCACAGAATTCCCCGAGGGGTGGCTTCCGGAGGAAGGCAGCAGGGGTGAAAAAACAGTTCAGTGCCCTTACTGCTGCCTGGATGCTGTTTTGGGTGATGCATCCGGTTTTCCGGTTACAGACCAGGGCTTTATCAATGCCATGAACAGGAGATGGTTCGGTGGGCGGGTGGGCTGAATGTGTTTACCGTATCGCCTGTAGCTTACTCGGTACTAGCCGTGAACAGTCCCCACCAACCTATTATCCAATCCTTTCTAAAAGGGCAGGTCAATACACTTTCTCTGGTTTGTGTGTTCTCGAGAGCTCTTTCTCACTTATGAAATAGTAGTAATCTGTTTTTTCCTTCACACATGATGCCCAGGTAGCCTCAATCAAAAACCGGAAACCCTCCACCTCCACCATATTCCAGGCATGGTTTGTTATGGGGCTATTGTTCGCCTTCCCTACTACCCGAAAGGCTTTGATTCCAGCCTTTGAGCACATTTCCTGAAAAAGGTAACTGAAACCGCTGCACACACCTTTGTTCGCCTTGAAAGTTGTCAGGCCATCATAAATACGGTAGTTATAATCATAGTGGATCTTGTGCACAATCCATATATAAATGGCACGTACTTTCTCGAAATCATATTTTAACTCCTTGGTTAAAGCCCAAGCCTGGTTTTCAATATTGGATTGTTTTTCTACCAGCAAAGCATTTCTGTCTACCTCTGCGTAATCATACTTCTTTATAAATCCCCTGAGTGCTTCTTTATTTGCAAGCTGCAGTAATTCTTCTTTAGTTGGATATACTTTCCAATAGGCCGGAACTGTATCACCCTGAAGGGCCAGGGCATCCACCAGCAGCCGGGAGAAGGCTAGTTGATTTCCTGCAATGCCTTTCTCCAGGGATTTCCTTATATGTTCCCTGAACTCCAGGTATTGCGGTTGCACCAGAAATTGCCTGGTGCTGTCCAGCACCAGCAACCTTTTATACAATCCTACTGATTCCTGCAACGAACCTGTTCTATTTGCAAGAAGCCGGCTTGATAATTTGTAATGGTAATACCGTACCTCGTTACGCATGGAATACTTCAGGCTGCCTTCTTTCCCAAATCTTCCTTTCTCCAGCAACCTGATTTCTTCCAGTACTTTTTCATATTGCCCCTTATCAAAGAGCCTTTCAACTTTTCTGAAGGAATAGCTTTCAGACGCTGCAGCCAACTGGCGATACCCTGCTATGATACCAAGCACCAGCAGCATGATCACTTTCAATTTTGGAATCGGTTTAGCCATGGATCTCGGTAGCATAGGTTAAGGTTTTATTTCAATAGGGGTGCCTATGGCAACGGAGTTATACAATTCCTCGATTTCCTCATTCGTCACCGCCATACAACCGGCTGTCCAGTCATAAAGAAGGTGTAGCTTACCCAGGAAAGGGGCTTTATTGGGTAGGCCGTGAATCTTGATACTCCCTCCTACCGACTTGCCCAGCCGGGCGGCCTCACGTCTATCAGAGGCATTAGGATAGGAGACACCCAGGTTCCTGTGGTATCCGCTGTGAGGGTTCTTATCGTTTATGGTATAGAGACCCTCTGGTGTTTTGTTATCTCCCTCAAACTGTTTATCGCCGACTGGCTTTTTACCCAGAGATATTCGGTACGTTTTCACCAGCTTGCCACCTGAATAGGCCATTAACCGCCGCTCTGATTTCACGACGACCAACTTGTCTATTTTAGTACTATTTGTTAAACTATTTGACGCATTGAGCCTACCTATCAAATAAAAGGCAAGAAGCACTGTAAGAACTACGGGAACAGATCTCTTCAATTGACAGAATGTAATGTTATAGTTACCAGATTAAGATACGACCAGGCCGTTTTTGAACTTACCGGGCAGGCTGATGTGGGAATATCCCATTTCCAAACACATCACTTTCACAGGTTATGAGGGTTCGGTCTAGTAAAACCCGCCTGGGCTTATTTCTTTCCCCCTGGATAAAGTAATACCTGGCTGTTTCCTTCCCTAATTCATCTTCAAACCTTTTTTTGATCCTGGAAATCTTTTCATTCAGGGAATTATCAAACCTGTTTGCCAGCAGATTTACCCTTTCTGCGAATTTAGGATCGTAATCATCAAGGGACTCTCCTTTGGGAGCATATACATTCAACCGACTATAGATTAATGCTATGTCTTCCCTGTATTGCTCCCTGTCTGCCAGTACGATACCTTCAGGATACTTAAGCAACAGGAAGTAGACTGTTTTCTCCAGCGGGGAAAGGTCTATCACTTTATTCTGATAGTCTACCAGGTGGATCACATTAGCACTTGTTATGTGCATGCGGCTGGGCAGCTGCCTGAATCTCTGGCGGAACAACATTTCCTTCCTGGCAA is part of the Rufibacter tibetensis genome and harbors:
- a CDS encoding transglutaminase domain-containing protein, which produces MAKPIPKLKVIMLLVLGIIAGYRQLAAASESYSFRKVERLFDKGQYEKVLEEIRLLEKGRFGKEGSLKYSMRNEVRYYHYKLSSRLLANRTGSLQESVGLYKRLLVLDSTRQFLVQPQYLEFREHIRKSLEKGIAGNQLAFSRLLVDALALQGDTVPAYWKVYPTKEELLQLANKEALRGFIKKYDYAEVDRNALLVEKQSNIENQAWALTKELKYDFEKVRAIYIWIVHKIHYDYNYRIYDGLTTFKANKGVCSGFSYLFQEMCSKAGIKAFRVVGKANNSPITNHAWNMVEVEGFRFLIEATWASCVKEKTDYYYFISEKELSRTHKPEKVY
- a CDS encoding DNA-processing protein DprA, with the protein product MIEPSDLLILENIPCITSRSIETVIRFLTEYRRGFPSANRGVVSLFAAAYNRYGTCMVPSLEAISVARKVSERILALSGKNGIRIISRFDADYPKAFLLMEDMPLLVHVKGNLEVLNNQAIAILGKKEPSAFTQEEGPKLAQLVSREGFTIVSGLAAGCDSIAHRAAVESHAPTIAVMAGGLHDILPEENKNLSRRILEEGGLLLSEYAYGEKARRGTYIARGRLQTALSRGVIVLETDLAGGTMESVRYAAKQKKKLGCLYPSSAGSAWGEQFAGNLVLLEQNKARRLGTEAEIHHFVSSLKDRGPVLSGYIKSNKFIG
- a CDS encoding L,D-transpeptidase family protein — protein: MKSERRLMAYSGGKLVKTYRISLGKKPVGDKQFEGDNKTPEGLYTINDKNPHSGYHRNLGVSYPNASDRREAARLGKSVGGSIKIHGLPNKAPFLGKLHLLYDWTAGCMAVTNEEIEELYNSVAIGTPIEIKP